A DNA window from Verrucomicrobiia bacterium contains the following coding sequences:
- a CDS encoding VCBS repeat-containing protein, with translation MQTPLSAPGPLSPATRPRCPSRARPRPFQLFAGLLLAAGLTLTALAQPAAPALEVAVEPGGQVVLAWPGSTTDFVLEAADQLTVPLSWELAVEPPALVGDRLTVTVAAAGVARFFRLRHEPQPGNRPPVLAPVGDRTVMVGGSLALQLSAVDPEGDPLLFFASPVPLPANAALDAATGVFTFRPGPAQAGSYALLFGVSDGEATDTETVSVSVVSPPPGTATAITGIVLDTTDAVAGAERPVAGVRVSLLGVASEALTGADGRFTLTNIPGGPQVLDLDTGEAQLAPDGSLYAGFREEIVLLENAVNVIERPFYLPRIAANSLTTVNPAETTVVRNADLGAVLTIPPNTAKMDGTNFTGQISISLVPEALAPAALPEALGFGVLITIQPVGLTFATPVRLTLPNVDNFAPGTLMDLWSLDAGIGQFVAVGVGRVSADGRNVETISGGVRSSDWHGFVGPPPVPLNAAQGSPDNIASLIRQPNDCPEPVPGGAIDPASGDLTVVHALTPARSLGEPRSLEFIYSSQAADPMPTVAVATQIQGAPESVSLRPSFFGIRGSATHTRTRGLAVGQTIRQTAILDAANVPTGVHPVRVDLFSQFTRSSAGSGFSTETLVLNHRNSCLGVGWSIGRVARLHAQADGSQLLVEGASALRYRPTLLPDGTFRSVRNHLVGPLPSGVNSLAVADFNNDGASDCVVTTPFIGGASFPGSFAVLLNDRQGGFAPGVQVQLGNEGGARVVAADLNGDGNQDLVLSVPRFAQFPGRLVTVLGDGQGGFGNRQVVADGPDFRDVVTADVNGDGHADLLVLNATTGAVAVFLGVGDGAFQPQVDLAPTPRPITLAVADLNRDGRPDLLVLDNVSGSFLADASLSIFLGNGDGSFAPQPGLPLSRAPINLVTGDFNRDGHPDVVISANPVFTADPASVEIFLGDGQGGLRPGGVFTATSNFQFPLRAADLDADGALDLVFVTFGNQTFQAGVLLGNGGGGFGVPRIYYVGNNLRDLALADVTGDGRTDLLSTPSNSQSISVADGDGFGGFVTARILSPANGIAIAGRQGTLIPGDFTNDGLPDVFTLAPGGGQVVPGDGVTFQFPYPSISAYFSSSSDAAADLDRDGNLDVAAITGLFANELSVLLLNGRGGEKTRLTTPIPDSITWLSSADFNEDGWPDLVGLRPSARQLLVWLARGNGEFDPPTQLSLAQFLSSDGPFGVGDVNGDGHVDLAVPRNAAVAGESADIHLFLGDGHGGFTAAARPVIGQGIAATGSRIADVNGDGLGDIVTLIPRNSVRVHLGTAGGPLGAAVVSPIPIALSEAGAEILLGEFTGDGRLDVALRSSGFPAVFILAGDGAGGFVSGAAGVQLPQSTESLAVLDVNQDGVLDLVGGLGGGQQSLVLLEGKGRPDNNTFLSPPGDFAVLLKNGDGTFTRRLKNGTRFEFNAAGFQTAVVNRNGNTTAYAYEGEKLIQMTDPVGLKTLLAYAANKLTTVTSSDGRVTRFEHDAAGNLVQITDPGGSSRQFGFDARSRMVSQTDPVGAVSRYAYNSAGQVMRAELADGSTRQFSPTAAAGLADPGTGLGSQANPLPTLLREDVAGATTDGNGNVTAFKTSPAGEFNDVSAPLGVRSVIARDRNDLPTRIVRANGRVDVMTYDECGNLNSLTEAVGTALERLTTYVFAANSDRLLSRTDAEGYTWRYEYDAKGNLTKLTNPLGGIRRWEYDARGLVTARIDANGNTNRIQYDAKGNIVGVIDALGHRREVTRDEAGRPTEIVFGAGTPEFRRWALDWNSRNQLASSTDGMGAKTTRSHDAAGRLAAVQRPLVPAVEAIYDPVGRISQLRHPTRGTTTFERDPGGNARRFINALGHAGSAAFDALDRPIESTDPLGGKVRRTFDVMGNVTSVTDANGHTTRFEFDLFDRLAASINPLGQIRRYSYDRLDRRIEITKPDGVVIWQEFDCLGRLTKITTPDDVATYAYDANGNLLSAEDGDSALAFTYDARNRLLTSRTLPRGIQPETMLTYHYNAVGERTGYTDSLGNATTYRRDAAGRLIGLGFAPDLEAEIERDAAGRQRAAAYPGGFRSAWIYDETGHLSGLEHGSVGVPLEGWQYARDPRGRVTTKTGLTETRRLTYDERGFLIRGGTEAAPEIYAWDAAGRRVASPYSSSFDYNEAGRITEDEHRVYLDDANGNRIRETRRSDGAVKLYAYDAQNRLVRATLPGGSTKEYRYDALGRLMQEHFRPAEALASRQLRPHSEVPPEEKKFTFTFGGNTGGDSGYRFTITDTPDGTTTETTHSAGTMTPPEGVTITLPNPAPDSGYTITVKDENGNKTAETPPAGPPSYMLLWRDDGTPIIVPLPGNSGLTITVDPDTEQGVGPTGGDRRDAQTGEATGSGTESEPSFPPISDEPAGSSGRSRTKAAPANPDLGDCYLPVYDSWASEAGGRRPSRSEHLQTTDPITALGHYLSDPRNRLNCDDYRGRSTVFRQNGHEWIPTDANGETYNPFDLGLEWDPSPPVFGPELPPPPLPPEPVEDILEEIDEVLVPA, from the coding sequence ATGCAGACGCCCCTCTCCGCGCCCGGCCCGCTTTCTCCTGCCACGCGTCCGAGGTGTCCCTCCCGCGCCCGGCCAAGGCCCTTCCAACTGTTCGCCGGCCTGCTGCTGGCGGCCGGCCTCACGCTGACCGCCCTCGCGCAGCCTGCGGCGCCGGCGCTTGAGGTCGCGGTCGAGCCCGGGGGGCAGGTGGTGCTGGCCTGGCCGGGTTCGACCACGGACTTTGTGCTGGAAGCAGCGGATCAACTCACCGTGCCGCTGTCCTGGGAGCTCGCCGTTGAGCCACCGGCTCTGGTAGGTGACCGGTTGACGGTCACGGTGGCGGCCGCCGGGGTTGCGCGCTTCTTCCGGCTTCGCCACGAGCCGCAGCCGGGGAACCGCCCGCCGGTGCTCGCCCCCGTCGGTGACCGGACGGTCATGGTGGGCGGCAGCCTCGCCTTGCAACTGTCGGCCGTGGACCCCGAGGGCGATCCGCTGCTCTTCTTTGCCTCCCCGGTTCCGCTGCCGGCCAATGCTGCGCTTGATGCGGCCACCGGCGTCTTCACCTTTCGTCCGGGCCCGGCCCAGGCCGGTTCCTACGCCCTGCTGTTTGGCGTGAGTGACGGTGAAGCCACCGACACTGAGACCGTGTCCGTGTCCGTGGTATCACCGCCGCCCGGAACCGCCACGGCCATCACCGGCATCGTGCTCGACACCACGGATGCGGTGGCCGGCGCGGAACGACCCGTGGCCGGCGTGCGGGTATCCCTGCTCGGGGTTGCCTCGGAGGCGCTGACCGGCGCCGACGGTCGCTTCACCCTGACCAACATTCCCGGCGGTCCCCAGGTGTTGGACCTCGACACCGGTGAGGCGCAGCTCGCGCCGGACGGTTCCCTCTACGCCGGCTTCCGCGAGGAAATCGTGCTGCTGGAAAACGCGGTCAACGTCATTGAGCGGCCGTTTTACCTCCCGCGGATTGCCGCCAACAGCCTTACCACCGTCAATCCCGCGGAGACCACCGTCGTCCGTAACGCCGATCTCGGCGCCGTCCTCACCATTCCCCCCAATACGGCAAAGATGGATGGCACCAACTTCACCGGACAGATTTCCATTTCGCTGGTGCCGGAGGCGCTGGCCCCGGCCGCCTTGCCTGAGGCGCTCGGGTTCGGGGTGCTGATCACGATCCAGCCGGTCGGCCTGACCTTCGCCACGCCGGTCAGGCTCACACTGCCCAACGTGGACAACTTCGCGCCGGGCACGCTGATGGACCTCTGGTCCCTGGATGCCGGCATAGGGCAGTTCGTGGCGGTGGGTGTGGGCCGGGTTTCTGCCGACGGCCGCAACGTGGAAACGATTTCGGGCGGCGTTCGGTCTTCGGACTGGCATGGGTTCGTGGGGCCGCCGCCCGTCCCCCTGAATGCCGCCCAGGGCAGCCCGGACAATATCGCCTCGCTAATCCGCCAGCCCAATGACTGTCCCGAGCCTGTTCCAGGCGGGGCCATTGATCCGGCCAGCGGCGACCTTACCGTCGTTCACGCGCTCACTCCGGCCCGGTCCTTGGGCGAACCGCGCAGCCTGGAGTTCATCTACAGCAGCCAAGCCGCCGACCCGATGCCGACGGTCGCCGTGGCCACGCAAATCCAGGGAGCCCCGGAATCGGTTTCCCTGCGGCCCAGCTTCTTCGGGATTCGCGGCAGCGCCACGCACACCCGCACGCGCGGCCTCGCGGTGGGGCAGACGATCCGCCAGACCGCCATCCTGGACGCGGCCAACGTGCCCACCGGGGTGCATCCGGTCCGCGTGGATCTGTTCAGCCAGTTCACCCGCTCCTCCGCCGGCAGCGGCTTTTCGACGGAGACGCTGGTGCTCAATCACCGGAACAGTTGCCTGGGCGTGGGCTGGTCCATTGGCCGCGTGGCGCGGCTTCACGCGCAGGCCGACGGCAGCCAACTGCTCGTGGAGGGAGCCTCCGCCCTGCGCTACCGGCCCACGCTGCTGCCTGATGGCACCTTCCGCAGTGTCAGGAACCATCTGGTTGGGCCCTTGCCCAGCGGGGTCAACTCCCTGGCCGTCGCCGACTTCAATAACGACGGCGCGTCCGACTGCGTCGTCACCACTCCGTTTATCGGCGGTGCCTCGTTTCCCGGCTCCTTTGCCGTGCTGCTGAACGATCGCCAGGGCGGCTTCGCACCCGGCGTGCAGGTGCAGTTGGGCAATGAGGGAGGCGCCCGGGTGGTGGCGGCCGACTTGAACGGCGATGGCAACCAGGATCTCGTCCTGTCCGTTCCCCGCTTCGCGCAGTTCCCCGGGCGGCTCGTCACCGTCCTCGGCGATGGGCAGGGCGGTTTCGGAAATCGCCAGGTTGTGGCGGACGGACCGGACTTCCGGGACGTGGTGACGGCTGACGTGAACGGCGACGGCCACGCCGATCTCCTGGTTTTGAACGCCACCACGGGTGCCGTGGCCGTCTTCCTCGGTGTCGGGGATGGTGCCTTCCAGCCCCAGGTGGATCTCGCGCCCACCCCTCGTCCCATCACCTTGGCGGTGGCGGACCTGAATCGGGACGGCCGTCCGGACCTGCTGGTGCTCGACAACGTCAGCGGCAGTTTTCTCGCGGACGCATCCCTTTCGATTTTCCTCGGCAACGGGGATGGCAGTTTCGCGCCGCAGCCTGGCCTTCCGCTCAGCCGCGCGCCGATCAACCTGGTCACCGGTGACTTCAACCGGGATGGCCATCCGGATGTCGTCATCAGCGCCAATCCGGTGTTCACTGCAGATCCTGCCAGTGTGGAGATCTTTCTGGGAGACGGGCAGGGCGGCCTGCGGCCCGGAGGTGTTTTCACGGCCACCAGCAATTTCCAGTTTCCGCTCCGTGCGGCGGACCTCGACGCGGACGGCGCGCTGGATCTGGTCTTTGTCACATTCGGCAACCAAACCTTCCAGGCCGGCGTGCTGCTGGGTAACGGCGGCGGCGGCTTTGGCGTGCCCCGCATTTATTACGTTGGCAACAATCTCCGCGACCTCGCCCTGGCGGACGTGACTGGCGACGGCCGGACCGACCTGCTGAGCACTCCTTCTAATAGCCAAAGCATCTCGGTGGCGGACGGGGATGGCTTCGGTGGATTCGTGACGGCCCGGATCCTCTCCCCGGCAAACGGAATCGCGATCGCGGGGCGTCAGGGCACTCTGATTCCCGGCGACTTCACGAACGACGGCTTGCCGGATGTCTTTACCCTGGCGCCTGGAGGAGGACAGGTTGTGCCGGGTGACGGGGTGACGTTCCAGTTTCCCTATCCCAGTATCTCCGCCTACTTCTCTTCAAGCTCGGATGCGGCGGCGGATCTTGACCGCGACGGCAACCTGGACGTCGCGGCCATCACCGGACTCTTCGCGAACGAACTGAGCGTTCTGCTGCTAAACGGCCGGGGTGGCGAGAAGACGCGACTCACTACCCCGATTCCCGACTCCATCACCTGGCTTTCCTCCGCCGACTTCAACGAGGACGGTTGGCCTGATCTGGTGGGCCTGCGCCCGTCCGCCCGGCAACTGCTCGTCTGGCTCGCCCGGGGCAACGGTGAATTTGATCCTCCAACCCAACTGAGCCTCGCCCAGTTCCTTTCCTCCGACGGCCCGTTCGGCGTGGGGGATGTCAACGGCGACGGCCATGTGGATTTGGCCGTGCCCCGAAACGCCGCCGTCGCGGGCGAATCCGCTGACATCCATCTCTTTCTTGGGGATGGCCACGGTGGATTCACCGCCGCGGCCCGGCCGGTCATCGGCCAGGGTATCGCGGCCACCGGCTCCCGCATCGCGGACGTGAATGGGGACGGCTTAGGAGACATTGTGACGCTCATCCCACGGAACTCCGTTCGCGTTCACCTGGGCACCGCCGGTGGCCCCCTTGGGGCGGCCGTGGTGTCGCCGATCCCGATCGCGTTGTCCGAGGCCGGCGCGGAGATCCTCTTGGGTGAGTTCACGGGCGACGGGCGGCTCGACGTGGCCCTGCGCAGCAGCGGCTTCCCGGCCGTTTTCATTCTGGCCGGCGACGGTGCCGGAGGGTTTGTCTCCGGCGCGGCGGGTGTCCAACTTCCCCAGAGCACCGAGTCCCTGGCCGTCCTGGATGTGAACCAGGATGGCGTGCTGGATCTGGTCGGCGGCCTGGGCGGCGGGCAGCAGTCGCTCGTGTTGCTGGAGGGCAAGGGCCGCCCCGACAACAATACCTTCCTCAGCCCACCCGGAGACTTCGCCGTCCTGCTCAAGAACGGCGACGGCACGTTCACCCGCCGGCTCAAGAACGGCACGCGCTTCGAATTCAACGCCGCCGGGTTCCAGACCGCCGTGGTGAACCGCAACGGCAACACCACCGCCTACGCCTACGAAGGTGAGAAGCTCATCCAGATGACCGACCCCGTGGGCTTGAAGACTCTCCTTGCCTACGCCGCCAACAAACTGACGACGGTCACCTCCTCCGATGGGCGCGTGACCCGTTTCGAGCACGACGCGGCGGGGAACCTGGTCCAGATCACCGATCCGGGCGGGAGTTCCCGGCAGTTTGGCTTCGACGCACGCAGCCGGATGGTATCCCAGACAGACCCGGTGGGCGCTGTGAGCCGCTACGCCTACAACTCTGCCGGCCAGGTGATGCGGGCCGAGCTGGCGGACGGCAGCACGCGCCAGTTTTCACCCACCGCCGCCGCCGGTCTGGCCGACCCCGGCACCGGCCTGGGCTCCCAGGCAAATCCGTTGCCAACGTTGCTGCGAGAGGACGTCGCGGGCGCGACCACCGACGGCAACGGCAACGTCACCGCGTTCAAGACCAGCCCGGCGGGCGAGTTCAACGACGTGAGCGCGCCGCTCGGTGTCCGCTCGGTCATCGCGCGCGACCGCAATGACCTGCCCACCCGCATCGTGCGCGCCAACGGCCGGGTGGACGTGATGACCTACGACGAGTGCGGGAACCTCAACTCGCTCACCGAAGCCGTGGGCACGGCCTTGGAACGCCTTACGACCTATGTCTTTGCTGCCAACTCGGACCGCCTGCTCAGCCGCACCGACGCCGAGGGCTATACCTGGCGCTACGAATACGATGCCAAAGGCAACCTGACGAAACTGACCAACCCGCTCGGCGGCATCCGCCGCTGGGAATACGACGCGCGCGGCCTGGTGACCGCGCGGATTGACGCCAACGGCAATACCAATCGCATCCAATACGACGCGAAAGGGAACATCGTGGGGGTGATTGACGCGCTTGGGCATCGCCGGGAAGTCACCCGCGACGAGGCCGGTCGTCCCACCGAGATCGTCTTCGGTGCCGGCACGCCGGAGTTCCGGCGATGGGCTCTGGACTGGAACAGCCGGAACCAGCTCGCCTCCTCTACCGACGGGATGGGCGCGAAGACCACCCGCAGCCACGATGCCGCCGGACGCCTGGCGGCGGTGCAGCGCCCGCTGGTGCCGGCGGTCGAGGCGATCTACGACCCGGTTGGGCGCATCTCCCAACTGCGGCATCCGACCCGCGGCACCACCACCTTCGAGCGGGATCCCGGCGGGAATGCCAGGCGGTTCATCAACGCCCTCGGTCACGCCGGCTCGGCCGCCTTTGACGCCCTCGATCGCCCCATCGAATCCACCGATCCCCTGGGCGGCAAGGTGCGCCGGACCTTCGACGTGATGGGCAACGTCACCTCCGTCACCGACGCCAACGGCCACACGACCCGCTTCGAGTTCGACCTCTTCGACCGTCTGGCCGCCTCGATCAATCCGCTTGGCCAGATCCGGCGCTACAGCTACGACCGGCTCGACCGTCGTATTGAGATCACCAAGCCCGATGGCGTCGTGATTTGGCAGGAGTTCGACTGCTTGGGGCGTCTGACAAAGATCACCACGCCGGACGACGTGGCCACCTATGCTTATGATGCCAACGGCAACCTGCTTTCGGCGGAAGATGGCGACAGCGCCCTGGCCTTCACCTACGACGCGCGCAACCGGCTGCTCACGTCGCGGACCCTCCCGCGCGGCATACAGCCCGAAACCATGCTCACCTACCATTACAATGCCGTTGGCGAGCGGACCGGCTACACGGACAGCTTGGGCAATGCCACCACCTATCGTCGGGATGCCGCCGGGCGTCTCATCGGACTGGGTTTTGCCCCGGATTTGGAAGCGGAAATTGAGCGCGACGCCGCCGGCCGGCAGCGGGCCGCGGCGTATCCGGGAGGCTTTCGCAGCGCGTGGATCTACGACGAGACCGGTCATCTGTCGGGGCTGGAGCATGGTTCTGTTGGTGTCCCGCTGGAGGGCTGGCAATACGCTCGCGACCCCCGGGGGCGGGTCACCACCAAGACGGGTCTGACTGAGACACGCCGTCTGACCTACGACGAGCGCGGATTCCTTATTCGGGGCGGCACGGAAGCTGCACCAGAGATCTATGCCTGGGATGCCGCGGGACGACGGGTCGCTTCGCCTTATTCCAGTAGCTTCGACTACAACGAGGCCGGACGAATCACCGAGGACGAGCACCGGGTTTATTTGGACGATGCCAATGGCAATCGCATCCGCGAGACACGCAGGAGCGACGGCGCGGTGAAACTGTATGCGTATGACGCGCAGAACCGGCTGGTCCGCGCCACGCTCCCGGGCGGCTCGACCAAGGAATACCGCTACGACGCCCTGGGGCGGCTCATGCAGGAGCATTTCCGGCCGGCAGAAGCCCTCGCGTCCCGTCAACTGAGACCCCACAGTGAGGTTCCGCCGGAGGAGAAAAAATTCACCTTCACCTTCGGTGGAAATACCGGGGGAGATTCCGGTTACCGCTTCACCATCACTGACACTCCAGATGGCACCACCACCGAGACAACCCATTCTGCCGGAACCATGACGCCGCCGGAGGGGGTGACCATCACCTTGCCTAACCCGGCACCGGACAGTGGTTACACGATTACCGTGAAGGATGAGAACGGCAATAAGACGGCCGAGACCCCCCCGGCTGGGCCGCCGTCCTACATGCTGCTTTGGCGGGATGATGGAACGCCTATCATTGTGCCGCTCCCCGGAAACTCGGGCCTGACCATCACTGTTGATCCGGACACGGAGCAGGGCGTGGGGCCGACCGGCGGGGATCGAAGAGACGCGCAGACAGGCGAGGCGACCGGAAGCGGAACGGAGTCGGAGCCTTCGTTCCCGCCGATCTCCGACGAACCAGCAGGGTCGAGCGGGAGGTCTCGTACGAAGGCCGCCCCTGCAAACCCGGATCTTGGAGACTGCTACCTCCCAGTGTATGACTCCTGGGCGTCGGAGGCTGGAGGGCGTCGGCCATCGCGCTCAGAACATCTTCAGACAACAGATCCCATTACGGCTTTAGGGCACTATCTTAGCGATCCTCGCAATAGGTTGAACTGCGATGATTATCGTGGTCGATCAACTGTTTTCAGGCAAAATGGTCATGAATGGATCCCGACGGATGCAAATGGTGAAACTTACAATCCTTTCGATTTGGGCCTTGAGTGGGACCCCTCCCCACCTGTCTTCGGACCGGAGCTTCCCCCGCCTCCACTGCCCCCCGAGCCCGTAGAGGATATCTTGGAGGAGATAGACGAGGTGCTGGTGCCCGCTTGA
- a CDS encoding PKD domain-containing protein — MKTIRSIARPHTASFRLVCAFTLWVIGLMAVPASAGVVTLMVVDQHGQEIPGSQINVLSQTVNTGDSLLLPEGTQHFLVLPGLRSAPSTTTELYRTEAYEVTGATTEIVFEWITSTYTVRITDQHGVDIPVSRYATTGPSTYINAGDLVTLPITDESVYPTLNGGYRDGYFVSLFPGLRGAPSTSTELYRYAEGPFELSAEPAEFVFEWITSSYTVRLTDQHGVDIPASTFYATGMSPTTLNVGDSVTLPITDESVYPKMAGFYKDGYYTVVAPGLNGNPGSGTFLGRLEYNLELGTAPAQFTFEWTQHQCPLEIRDAANAPVPGSNLVLPPYLPGFAPGQSVTIPVNDVATYPLIGGYYASSNYGYWITVTPGDIAPTSDTIYLTLSAAGEFTPSSFSIGGNAYSLALACDDGCEPLAVASLTAPAAPLALGTAATVTAHFAADNGFGRICSFAWGDGTLDPGLDASATTVAASHIYASPGVYRVTVTAENACGDVDIAVHEFVVIYDPEGGFVTGGGWITSPAGAYAANPALTGKANFGFVAKYQQGANVPTGNTEFQFKAGNLNFKSTSYDWLVVAGAKAKFKGSGKINGVGDYAFQLTATDGQANDGGGTDKFRIKITSKSGGGVIYDNQPGDSDTADANTALGGGSIVVHKP, encoded by the coding sequence ATGAAAACCATCCGTTCCATCGCCAGGCCGCATACTGCCTCGTTCCGGCTTGTCTGTGCCTTCACCCTATGGGTCATTGGGCTGATGGCCGTGCCCGCCTCGGCCGGCGTCGTCACCCTGATGGTCGTGGACCAGCACGGGCAGGAGATACCCGGCTCCCAGATCAACGTGCTCTCCCAGACGGTAAACACCGGGGACAGCCTGCTGCTGCCGGAGGGCACGCAGCATTTCCTGGTGTTGCCGGGCCTCCGCAGCGCCCCGAGCACCACCACGGAACTCTACCGAACGGAAGCCTACGAAGTGACCGGGGCGACCACGGAGATTGTCTTCGAGTGGATAACCTCGACCTACACCGTGCGGATCACGGACCAGCATGGAGTGGACATCCCGGTTTCCAGATATGCCACGACTGGGCCCTCGACATACATCAACGCTGGCGATCTGGTCACGCTGCCCATCACCGATGAGAGCGTGTATCCAACCCTGAACGGCGGTTACAGGGATGGTTACTTCGTGAGCCTGTTCCCGGGCCTCCGGGGCGCACCGAGCACGAGCACGGAACTCTACCGATACGCTGAAGGACCTTTCGAACTCTCCGCCGAACCTGCCGAGTTCGTCTTCGAGTGGATCACCTCCAGCTACACTGTGCGGCTCACGGACCAGCATGGTGTGGACATTCCCGCCTCTACTTTCTACGCCACCGGAATGTCCCCAACGACGCTCAACGTCGGAGATTCCGTCACGCTCCCCATCACCGACGAGAGCGTGTATCCGAAGATGGCTGGCTTCTACAAAGACGGCTACTACACGGTCGTGGCGCCGGGTCTCAACGGTAATCCCGGCAGCGGCACCTTCCTCGGCCGCCTCGAGTATAATCTGGAACTGGGAACTGCGCCTGCTCAATTCACCTTCGAATGGACCCAGCACCAATGCCCGCTGGAGATCCGGGATGCCGCCAATGCTCCTGTTCCCGGAAGCAACCTCGTCCTGCCTCCTTACCTTCCCGGCTTTGCGCCGGGACAGTCCGTGACAATCCCGGTCAACGATGTAGCCACGTATCCGCTCATCGGAGGTTACTACGCCTCAAGTAACTACGGCTATTGGATCACCGTGACGCCCGGCGACATCGCGCCGACCTCCGATACGATCTACCTCACGTTGTCGGCGGCTGGTGAGTTCACGCCGTCGTCCTTTAGCATCGGGGGCAACGCCTACAGCCTGGCCCTGGCCTGTGACGACGGTTGCGAGCCGCTGGCGGTCGCCAGCCTGACGGCTCCGGCCGCGCCGCTTGCGCTGGGCACAGCGGCCACCGTGACCGCGCACTTCGCCGCCGACAACGGCTTCGGCCGCATCTGCTCCTTCGCCTGGGGTGACGGCACGCTCGACCCCGGCCTGGACGCCAGCGCCACGACCGTCGCCGCCAGCCACATCTACGCCAGCCCCGGCGTCTATCGCGTCACCGTCACCGCCGAGAACGCGTGTGGCGACGTGGACATCGCCGTGCATGAGTTCGTGGTGATCTACGATCCCGAGGGCGGATTCGTGACCGGCGGCGGGTGGATCACCTCCCCGGCCGGCGCCTACGCCGCCAACCCCGCCCTCACCGGCAAGGCCAACTTCGGTTTTGTCGCCAAATACCAGCAGGGTGCCAACGTCCCGACCGGCAACACGGAGTTCCAGTTCAAGGCGGGCAACCTGAACTTCAAGAGCACGAGCTACGACTGGCTGGTGGTCGCCGGAGCCAAGGCCAAGTTCAAGGGCAGCGGCAAGATCAACGGCGTGGGCGATTACGCCTTCCAGCTCACCGCCACCGACGGCCAGGCCAACGACGGCGGTGGCACGGACAAGTTCCGCATCAAGATCACCAGCAAGTCTGGTGGCGGGGTGATCTACGACAACCAACCCGGCGATTCCGACACCGCCGACGCCAACACAGCGCTGGGCGGCGGCAGCATCGTGGTTCACAAGCCGTGA
- a CDS encoding sigma-70 family RNA polymerase sigma factor → MKPAPEDELIPTRRSLLTRLKDWEDRDGWKEFFDTYWRLIYGVALKAGLRETEAEEVVQETVVAVAKQMPTFRYNAAGSFKAWLLQITRRRIVDQFRKRQPWDQNAGSVAEDDTSRTPAAERVAVEELNLEPVWDSEWRKNLMEAALARVKARITPRHYQIFDLYVLKEWPVREVTRTLHVNAAQVYLAKHRVSGLVRKELRRLEKQFATGPKGAPTGA, encoded by the coding sequence ATGAAGCCTGCGCCTGAAGACGAGCTGATCCCGACCCGCCGGAGCCTGCTCACGCGGCTTAAGGACTGGGAGGACCGGGACGGGTGGAAGGAATTCTTCGACACCTACTGGCGGCTCATTTACGGCGTGGCGCTCAAGGCCGGTTTGAGGGAGACCGAAGCCGAGGAGGTGGTGCAGGAAACCGTCGTGGCCGTGGCGAAGCAGATGCCGACGTTCCGGTACAACGCGGCCGGGTCGTTCAAGGCGTGGCTGCTCCAGATCACCCGGCGGCGCATTGTGGACCAGTTCCGCAAGCGGCAGCCGTGGGATCAGAACGCCGGTTCCGTTGCCGAGGACGACACCTCACGCACCCCGGCGGCGGAGCGGGTTGCCGTCGAGGAATTGAACCTGGAACCGGTGTGGGATTCGGAGTGGCGGAAGAACCTCATGGAGGCGGCACTGGCCCGCGTGAAGGCCCGGATCACGCCGCGTCACTACCAGATCTTCGACCTCTACGTGCTGAAGGAATGGCCCGTGCGCGAGGTGACCCGGACACTTCACGTCAATGCCGCACAGGTGTATCTGGCCAAGCACCGCGTGTCGGGGTTGGTGCGCAAGGAATTGCGGCGGCTGGAGAAGCAGTTTGCGACGGGGCCGAAAGGAGCTCCGACCGGGGCATGA